From Erigeron canadensis isolate Cc75 chromosome 8, C_canadensis_v1, whole genome shotgun sequence, one genomic window encodes:
- the LOC122578822 gene encoding ER membrane protein complex subunit 6: MAGQDESQKKSSEIELPTFNAENLQSNMKVVYYSRTFMSIIGGVIAGIFGFTGLMGFVFYLLVMAITSVCLTAKAGFTIHSYFDTWNRVLLDGFLGGLLSFVLFWTFAYDIVHIF, encoded by the exons ATGGCTGGACAAGATGAGTCTCAAAAGAAATCAAGTGAAATTGAGTTACCGACCTTCAATGCTGAGAATTTGCAAAGTAACATGAAGGTGGTATACTACAG TCGGACATTCATGTCTATCATTGGCGGAGTGATTGCTGGAATATTTGGATTCACTGGCCTCATGGGGtttgtcttttatttacttGTCATGGCTATTACCTCAGTCTGTCTAACAGCCAAGGCAGGTTTCACGATCCATTCATACTTTGATACCTGGAATAGGGTTTTGCTGGACGGATTTCTAGGCGGGCTTTTG TCATTCGTGCTGTTCTGGAC ATTCGCTTATGATATTGTGCATATTTTCTAA
- the LOC122610468 gene encoding protein FAR1-RELATED SEQUENCE 6-like, translating into MSINESSSGTGIPTISSSSLSLAYYEKDPEKLSGYNQYKAIKRTLKNIVYESLQPQEFEDGWAKMITDYSLEKNEWLSSLYKDRMRWIPVYVRVIFWAGMSTTQRSESMNAFFDGYVNSKTMLRQFVEQYDNALKNKMEKEIKADYASLNSSNQLLTRYHFERQFQETYTNAIFNLFQDELRGMIYCNCSLYKTEGTLSLFHVMDIQEGKYEEFKRRVVYTMSYNEVGCDIKCTCHLFEFRGIICRHIIKILIEKGINEISSRYVLSRWRKDVKHRQYFVTNCYDDLKSGEQTQQFDRMCTNFYEAAHIADTPKKYEYLMKCINIAKEKLDDKSSWSVNSKLIEDVSSLGVHDALESTSKILSPKKVRRSSAIEEKRNQN; encoded by the coding sequence ATGTCAATCAATGAAAGTAGCAGTGGCACAGGTATTCCCACAATCTCATCATCATCTTTGTCTTTGGCATATTATGAAAAAGATCCTGAAAAACTAAGTGGTTATAATCAGTATAAAGCTATAAAGAGGACTTTAAAAAATATTGTCTATGAGTCCTTACAGCCTCAAGAATTTGAAGACGGGTGGGCCAAAATGATTACCGATTACAGTctagagaaaaatgagtggttgtcATCCTTGTATAAAGATCGCATGCGTTGGATACCCGTCTATGTGAGAGTAATATTTTGGGCAGGAATGTCTACGACTCAAAGAAGTGAAAGCATGAATGCTTTTTTTGACGGGTATGTTAACTCAAAAACTATGTTGCGACAATTTGTTGAACAATATGACAACGCACTAAAGAACAAGATGGAGAAAGAAATCAAGGCTGACTATGCATCTCTTAATTCATCGAACCAATTACTAACTCGATATCATTTCGAAAGGCAGTTTCAAGAGACGTACACCAATGCCATTTTTAACTTGTTTCAAGATGAATTGAGAGGTATGATATATTGCAATTGTTCATTGTATAAAACAGAAGGCACATTATCATTATTTCATGTCATGGATATCCAAGAAGGTAAGTATGAAGAATTCAAGAGGAGAGTTGTATATACcatgagttataatgaggttGGATGTGATATCAAATGCActtgtcatttgtttgaatttCGAGGCATTATCTGTAGGCAtattataaagattttaatCGAGAAGGGGATTAATGAAATTTCATCACGTTATGTTTTGTCTCGATGGAGAAAAGATGTGAAACATCGACAATACTTTGTGACAAATTGTTACGACGATTTGAAGAGCGGGGAGCAAACTCAACAATTTGATCGCATGTGTACCAACTTTTATGAAGCTGCTCATATCGCGGATACTCCAAAAAAGtatgaatatttgatgaaatgtaTAAATATTGCGAAAGAAAAACTAGATGATAAGTCGAGTTGGAGTGTTAACAGTAAGTTGATTGAAGATGTTTCAAGTCTTGGTGTTCATGATGCTTTGGAATCAACAAGCAAAATATTATCGCCTAAAAAAGTACGTAGGTCGTCCGCCATCGAAGagaaaagaaaccaaaattga